The following are encoded together in the Micromonospora lupini genome:
- the nuoL gene encoding NADH-quinone oxidoreductase subunit L translates to MEETVQYAEATGLLGSVWLLVAIPLVSAAILLLLGRRADRWGHWLGVAAIGAAFVLGLASFFQLRGLENKSAELSLWDFIAVGDLRVDFGLLFDPLAAVFVLLITGVGFLIHLYAVEYMAHDGGRRRFFAYFNLFVAAMLLLVLGNNYVMLYFGWEGVGLASYLLISFWYGRPSAATAGKKAFLMNRVGDTGLAIGIFIMFATLGTTQYDEVFNGVGALTGTTVLVLGLLLLLGAAGKSGQFPLQAWLPDAMEGPTPVSALIHAATMVTAGVYLIARSNPIFSANSTLQLVVVSVGALTLLMGCIIGAAKDDIKRVLAWSTVSQIGYMFLGVGLGGGAYALAIVHLLAHGFFKANMFLGAGSVMHGMKDQVDIRRFGGLSTYMKVTWLTFMMGWLAIIGMFPFSGFFSKEPIIVAAFEREDWTAWLFGGAALLGAGLTAFYMTRLFVLTFHGPKRWTEDIEHPHESPRLMTIPLILLAVGSVGAGFLLSTSVPDWLTATAGLGGEHAEHEAVLPHAVLTTLSLVVTVLGAGLAWFLFRTGTATAPQPAGILVTAARRNLYTDAVNEAVFEKPGIFLTRALVFLDNRGIDGLVNGLAAGVGGGSGRLRRLQTGFVRSYATSILAGALLVMAAFLAVQAGWLA, encoded by the coding sequence GTGGAAGAGACTGTGCAGTACGCAGAGGCCACGGGCTTGCTCGGCAGCGTCTGGCTGCTGGTGGCGATCCCGCTGGTCAGCGCGGCCATCCTGCTGCTGCTCGGCCGGCGGGCCGACCGCTGGGGGCACTGGTTGGGCGTCGCGGCCATCGGCGCCGCGTTCGTGCTCGGGCTGGCGTCCTTCTTCCAGCTGCGCGGCCTGGAGAACAAGTCGGCCGAGCTGAGCCTCTGGGACTTCATCGCGGTCGGTGACCTGCGGGTCGACTTCGGCCTGCTGTTCGACCCGCTCGCCGCGGTCTTCGTCCTCCTGATCACCGGCGTCGGGTTCCTGATCCACCTGTACGCGGTCGAGTACATGGCGCACGACGGTGGCCGCCGCCGGTTCTTCGCGTACTTCAACCTGTTCGTCGCGGCCATGCTGCTGCTGGTGCTCGGCAACAACTACGTGATGCTGTACTTCGGCTGGGAGGGCGTCGGTCTGGCGTCGTACCTGCTGATCTCCTTCTGGTACGGGCGGCCGAGCGCCGCGACTGCCGGCAAGAAGGCGTTCCTGATGAACCGGGTCGGCGACACCGGCCTCGCCATCGGCATCTTCATCATGTTCGCGACCCTGGGCACCACCCAGTACGACGAGGTGTTCAACGGTGTCGGCGCGCTGACCGGAACGACAGTGCTGGTGCTCGGCCTGCTGCTGCTGCTCGGCGCGGCCGGCAAGTCCGGCCAGTTCCCGCTGCAGGCGTGGCTGCCGGACGCGATGGAGGGTCCGACCCCGGTGTCGGCGCTCATCCACGCCGCCACAATGGTCACGGCGGGTGTCTACCTGATCGCCCGGTCCAACCCGATCTTCTCCGCCAACTCGACCCTCCAGCTCGTGGTGGTCAGCGTCGGTGCGCTCACCCTGCTGATGGGCTGCATCATCGGCGCGGCGAAGGACGACATCAAGCGGGTGCTGGCCTGGTCGACGGTGAGCCAGATCGGCTACATGTTCCTCGGCGTCGGCCTGGGCGGTGGCGCGTACGCGCTGGCAATCGTGCACCTGCTGGCGCACGGCTTCTTCAAGGCCAACATGTTCCTGGGCGCCGGCTCGGTCATGCACGGGATGAAGGACCAGGTGGACATCCGCCGCTTCGGTGGGCTGTCGACGTACATGAAGGTCACCTGGTTGACGTTCATGATGGGCTGGCTGGCCATCATCGGCATGTTCCCGTTCTCGGGCTTCTTCTCGAAGGAGCCGATCATCGTGGCCGCCTTCGAGCGGGAGGACTGGACCGCCTGGCTCTTCGGCGGGGCGGCGCTGCTCGGCGCGGGGCTGACCGCGTTCTACATGACGCGGCTGTTCGTGCTCACCTTCCACGGCCCGAAGCGGTGGACCGAGGACATCGAGCACCCGCACGAGTCGCCGCGGCTGATGACCATTCCGCTGATCCTGCTGGCGGTCGGCTCGGTCGGCGCCGGTTTCCTGCTCTCCACGTCAGTCCCGGACTGGCTGACGGCGACCGCGGGGCTGGGCGGCGAGCACGCGGAGCACGAGGCAGTTCTCCCGCACGCCGTGCTCACCACGCTCTCGCTTGTGGTGACCGTGCTCGGCGCCGGGCTGGCCTGGTTCCTGTTCCGGACCGGTACGGCCACCGCGCCGCAGCCGGCCGGGATCCTGGTCACCGCCGCCCGACGCAACCTCTACACCGACGCGGTCAACGAGGCGGTCTTCGAGAAGCCTGGCATCTTCCTCACCCGGGCGCTGGTCTTCCTCGACAACCGGGGCATCGACGGGCTGGTCAACGGGCTCGCCGCGGGTGTCGGCGGCGGTTCGGGCCGGCTCCGGCGGTTGCAGACCGGTTTCGTCCGCTCGTACGCCACCTCGATCCTGGCCGGTGCGCTGCTGGTGATGGCGGCGTTCCTGGCGGTGCAGGCGGGGTGGTTGGCGTGA
- a CDS encoding NADH-quinone oxidoreductase subunit M, which translates to MSNFPFLSVLTVAPLVGALAVAFLPRHRPELAKQVAFVWSLLVLVLSVVMWVSFNAGGDRFQFRESYSWIPNWGVSFTFAADGIALVMLMLIAVLVPLVILASWHDAESSKRSIPVYFALLLILESTMIGVFAAADVFLFYVFFEVMLVPMYFLIGSYGSHQRQYAAVKFFLYSLVGGLFMLAAVIGLWVVGGKTFDWQALSQVDISTGTERWLFLGFFLAFAIKAPFFPFHTWLPDAGGAAPAGAAALLVGVLDKVGTFGILRYCLPLFPEASKWFAPWALALGVIGIIYAALLAVGQNDLKRLVSYTSIAHFGFIGVGIFAFTTQAGTGAVLYMLNHGLATGLLFLVVGMLISRRGSALISDFGGAGKLVPVLAGVLFFAGLASLALPGTAPFISEFLVLIGTFTVNKPVAVIATVGIILAAAYVLWMVQRTTQGTLNPALTEVDGMRRDLNLREKVVVAPLVALILLLGFYPKPVTDVINPAVQATMDDIGRTDPAPSVGGTVQEAGR; encoded by the coding sequence ATGTCCAACTTCCCGTTCCTCTCGGTGCTCACCGTGGCGCCGCTGGTGGGCGCCCTGGCGGTGGCCTTCCTGCCGCGCCACCGGCCGGAGCTGGCCAAGCAGGTGGCGTTCGTCTGGTCGCTGCTGGTGCTGGTGCTCTCGGTGGTGATGTGGGTCAGCTTCAACGCGGGCGGTGACCGGTTCCAGTTCCGCGAGTCGTACTCGTGGATCCCGAACTGGGGCGTCAGCTTCACCTTCGCCGCCGACGGCATCGCGCTGGTGATGCTCATGCTGATCGCGGTGCTGGTGCCGCTGGTGATCCTGGCGTCCTGGCACGACGCGGAGTCGTCGAAGCGGTCCATCCCGGTCTACTTCGCGCTGCTGCTCATCCTCGAAAGCACGATGATCGGCGTCTTCGCCGCCGCCGACGTCTTCCTGTTCTACGTGTTCTTCGAGGTCATGCTCGTCCCGATGTACTTCCTGATCGGCAGCTACGGCAGCCACCAGCGGCAGTACGCGGCGGTGAAGTTCTTCCTCTACTCGCTCGTCGGCGGTCTGTTCATGCTGGCCGCGGTGATCGGCCTCTGGGTGGTCGGCGGGAAGACCTTCGACTGGCAGGCGCTGTCGCAGGTCGACATCAGCACCGGCACCGAGCGGTGGCTGTTCCTCGGCTTCTTCCTCGCGTTCGCCATCAAGGCCCCGTTCTTCCCGTTCCACACCTGGCTGCCGGACGCCGGTGGCGCCGCACCGGCGGGCGCCGCCGCGCTGCTGGTCGGTGTGCTGGACAAGGTCGGCACGTTCGGGATCCTGCGCTACTGCCTGCCGCTGTTCCCGGAGGCGTCGAAGTGGTTCGCGCCGTGGGCGCTGGCGCTGGGCGTGATCGGCATCATCTACGCGGCGCTGCTGGCGGTCGGCCAGAACGACCTCAAGCGGCTCGTGTCGTACACGTCGATCGCGCACTTCGGGTTCATCGGGGTGGGCATCTTCGCCTTCACCACGCAGGCCGGCACGGGCGCGGTGCTCTACATGCTCAACCACGGTCTGGCCACCGGCCTGCTGTTCCTGGTGGTCGGCATGCTGATCTCCCGGCGTGGCTCGGCGCTGATAAGTGACTTCGGCGGCGCCGGCAAGCTGGTCCCGGTGCTCGCCGGGGTGCTGTTCTTCGCCGGTCTCGCCTCGCTCGCGCTGCCCGGCACCGCGCCGTTCATCTCCGAGTTCCTGGTGCTGATCGGCACGTTCACTGTGAACAAGCCGGTGGCGGTCATCGCCACGGTCGGCATCATCCTGGCGGCGGCGTACGTGCTGTGGATGGTGCAGCGCACCACGCAGGGCACGCTCAATCCGGCGCTCACCGAGGTCGACGGGATGCGCCGGGACCTCAACCTGCGCGAAAAGGTCGTGGTCGCCCCCCTCGTCGCGCTGATCCTGCTGCTCGGCTTCTATCCCAAGCCGGTCACCGACGTGATCAACCCGGCCGTCCAGGCGACCATGGACGACATCGGCAGAACCGACCCGGCCCCGTCCGTGGGCGGCACCGTCCAGGAGGCAGGCCGGTGA
- the nuoN gene encoding NADH-quinone oxidoreductase subunit NuoN, which translates to MTELKLPSLDYAALAPIMIMLGTALLGVLVEAFVPRRTRHVVQLTVALLAVLAALTMVVLNADDRLVTAGQSIAVDGPTLFLQGAILVLAAMALLLIGDRTVERGGAFVAQAAVTAESADDRKQAEGRNGLTEVYPLVTFAIGGMLIFVAANDLLTMFIALEVFSLPLYLLCALARRRRLLSQEAAMKYFLLGAYASAFFLFGVALIYGFTAGIPGRSAGVDFATVNAAVTESPASPVLLFAGMALLAIGLLFKAAAAPFHVWTPDVYQGAPTPVTGFMAACTKVAAFGALLRVFHVAFEGGGWDFTPVLGAVAVLTMLVGAVLAVTQTDIKRLLAYSSIANAGYLLVGVLAPSRDGLSGTMFYLVAYGFSVLAAFAVVTLVRDADGEATHLSRWAGLGRRSPFYAGLFTFILLAFAGIPLTSGFTSKFAVFGPALEGGQAWLVIAGVLTSMVLAFPYLRVVVMMWLSEPGESTPTVTVPGGLTSAALMIGVLATLALGVAPDPLLDLATGAAEFVR; encoded by the coding sequence GTGACCGAGTTGAAATTGCCGTCGCTCGACTACGCGGCACTCGCCCCGATCATGATCATGCTCGGCACCGCGTTGCTCGGTGTGCTGGTCGAGGCGTTCGTGCCCCGGCGTACGCGGCACGTGGTGCAGTTGACGGTGGCGCTGCTGGCAGTCCTCGCCGCGCTGACCATGGTGGTCCTCAACGCCGACGACCGGCTCGTCACCGCCGGTCAGTCCATCGCGGTGGACGGGCCGACGCTCTTCCTCCAGGGCGCCATCCTGGTGCTGGCCGCGATGGCGCTGCTGCTGATCGGTGACCGGACCGTCGAGCGGGGCGGCGCGTTCGTCGCCCAGGCCGCGGTGACCGCCGAGTCGGCCGACGACCGGAAGCAGGCCGAGGGGCGCAACGGGCTCACCGAGGTGTACCCGCTCGTCACGTTCGCGATCGGCGGCATGCTGATCTTCGTGGCGGCGAACGACCTGCTGACCATGTTCATCGCGCTGGAGGTCTTCTCCCTGCCGCTCTACCTGCTCTGCGCGCTGGCCCGCCGCCGGCGTCTGCTGAGCCAGGAGGCGGCGATGAAGTACTTCCTGCTCGGCGCGTACGCCTCGGCGTTCTTCCTGTTCGGGGTGGCGCTGATCTACGGCTTCACCGCAGGCATCCCCGGCCGTTCGGCAGGGGTCGACTTCGCCACAGTCAACGCGGCGGTGACCGAGTCGCCGGCAAGCCCGGTGCTGCTCTTCGCGGGCATGGCGCTGCTCGCCATCGGTCTGCTCTTCAAGGCCGCCGCGGCCCCGTTCCACGTGTGGACGCCGGACGTCTACCAGGGTGCGCCGACCCCGGTCACCGGCTTCATGGCCGCCTGCACCAAGGTCGCCGCGTTCGGCGCGCTGCTGCGCGTCTTCCACGTCGCGTTCGAGGGCGGGGGCTGGGACTTCACGCCTGTGCTCGGTGCGGTGGCGGTGCTGACCATGCTTGTCGGCGCGGTGCTCGCGGTCACCCAGACGGACATCAAGCGGCTGCTCGCCTACTCCTCGATCGCCAACGCCGGCTACCTGCTGGTCGGTGTGCTGGCGCCGAGCCGCGACGGGCTCTCCGGCACGATGTTCTACCTGGTCGCGTACGGCTTCTCGGTGCTGGCCGCGTTCGCGGTGGTGACCCTGGTGCGCGACGCCGACGGCGAGGCCACCCACCTGTCCCGGTGGGCCGGTCTGGGGCGGCGCTCGCCGTTCTACGCCGGGCTGTTCACGTTCATCCTGCTGGCGTTCGCCGGTATCCCGCTGACAAGCGGTTTCACCAGCAAGTTCGCGGTCTTCGGGCCGGCGCTTGAGGGCGGCCAGGCGTGGCTCGTCATCGCCGGTGTGCTGACAAGCATGGTGCTGGCGTTCCCGTACCTGCGGGTCGTGGTGATGATGTGGCTGTCGGAGCCGGGCGAGTCCACCCCGACGGTCACCGTGCCGGGCGGCCTGACCTCCGCCGCGCTGATGATCGGCGTGCTGGCCACCCTGGCGCTGGGTGTCGCCCCCGATCCACTGCTCGACCTGGCTACCGGAGCGGCCGAATTCGTGCGGTAA
- a CDS encoding polyprenyl synthetase family protein has product MVDGVVIPAGERSGATGSGGRRGRASTSQFGALGLHLADPRVEASVLRLLDAVEVELRASVASADPFVTEAARHLLEAGGKRFRPLLVALGAQFGDPSGALVVPAAVVMELTHLATLYHDDVMDEAAVRRGAPSANSRWTNSVAILVGDYLFARAADIAADLGPEAVRLQAQTFARLVHGQIAETVGPRAGEDPVAHYLSVIAEKTGSLIATSIRFGGMFGGAPAEQVEALAGYGETMGVAFQLTDDLLDIASESVQSGKTPGTDLREGVPTLPVLYARAADDSDASSVRLREILATGPLTDDALHAEALGLLRESPALKRARETVRSYAEDARACLTPLPASPSRQALESLCDYIADRTS; this is encoded by the coding sequence ATGGTTGATGGTGTGGTGATTCCGGCTGGCGAGCGTTCAGGTGCCACCGGTTCCGGCGGTCGCCGGGGCCGGGCGAGCACGAGTCAGTTCGGCGCGCTCGGCCTCCATCTTGCCGATCCCCGCGTCGAGGCGTCCGTGCTGCGGCTGCTGGACGCGGTCGAGGTCGAGTTGCGCGCCAGTGTGGCAAGCGCCGACCCGTTCGTCACCGAGGCGGCCCGGCACCTCCTGGAGGCCGGCGGAAAGCGGTTCCGGCCGCTGCTGGTGGCGCTCGGCGCCCAGTTCGGTGATCCGTCGGGCGCGCTTGTGGTCCCGGCGGCCGTGGTGATGGAGCTCACCCACCTGGCCACCCTCTACCACGACGACGTGATGGACGAGGCCGCCGTGCGGCGGGGCGCGCCGAGCGCCAACTCGCGCTGGACCAACTCCGTAGCCATCCTGGTCGGCGACTACCTCTTCGCCCGCGCGGCGGACATCGCGGCCGACCTGGGCCCCGAGGCCGTCCGGTTGCAGGCGCAGACCTTCGCCCGCCTGGTGCACGGTCAGATCGCCGAGACGGTGGGTCCGCGCGCCGGGGAGGACCCGGTCGCGCACTACCTGAGCGTGATCGCCGAGAAGACCGGATCGCTGATCGCCACGTCGATCCGGTTCGGCGGCATGTTCGGTGGCGCCCCCGCCGAGCAGGTCGAGGCCCTCGCCGGCTACGGCGAGACGATGGGCGTCGCGTTCCAGCTCACCGACGACCTGCTGGACATCGCGTCCGAGTCGGTGCAGTCGGGCAAGACGCCCGGCACCGACCTGCGCGAGGGCGTCCCGACGCTGCCGGTGCTCTACGCCCGTGCGGCCGACGACTCCGACGCCTCCTCGGTGCGGCTACGGGAGATCCTGGCGACCGGACCGTTGACCGACGACGCGCTGCACGCCGAGGCCCTGGGGCTGCTGCGGGAGAGCCCGGCGCTCAAGCGCGCCCGGGAGACCGTGCGCAGCTACGCCGAGGACGCCCGTGCGTGCCTGACCCCGCTCCCCGCGAGCCCGTCACGCCAGGCCCTGGAGTCGCTCTGCGACTACATCGCCGACCGCACCAGCTGA
- a CDS encoding MFS transporter, whose protein sequence is MTDTALTPAEDRTRIRPIRASVGAVATTVACVLPVFLLGGLAVQMGADLGFSPAGLGLAVSVYFGVSALASVPSGRLVERYGPTVVAHSGIVLASGSMLAVAAFARSYGVLLALLALSAAANALGQLASNATLAQHVPPNRQGLSFGVKQAAIPVSTLLAGAAVPTIALTAGWRWAFVAAAVAALTTLPAVPRQVPGRGRRADATRAGRATTALVVIGAAATLAASAANALGTFLVDSAAARGLSPGLAGLTLTLGSAVCVAARVGAGGLADRRAGGHVALIAAMLVVGAAGLGLLAVAGPVPLVAGVVLGFGLGWAWPGLMNFAVVRLHPQAPAAATSITQTGVYAGGCLGPLSLGPLAAHVGYPAMWATAAVAMLLAAALMLVGSRLLTAAPRP, encoded by the coding sequence ATGACCGACACTGCCCTAACCCCCGCCGAAGACCGCACTCGGATCCGCCCGATCCGGGCCAGCGTCGGTGCCGTCGCCACCACCGTGGCCTGCGTGCTGCCCGTCTTCCTCCTCGGCGGCCTCGCCGTGCAGATGGGAGCGGACCTCGGGTTCTCCCCGGCCGGGCTGGGCCTGGCCGTGTCCGTCTACTTCGGCGTGAGCGCGCTGGCCTCGGTGCCCTCCGGCCGGCTCGTCGAGCGCTACGGGCCGACCGTGGTGGCCCACAGCGGCATCGTGCTGGCCTCCGGGTCGATGCTGGCCGTGGCGGCGTTCGCCCGCTCGTACGGGGTGCTGCTCGCCCTGCTGGCGCTCAGCGCCGCGGCGAACGCCCTCGGCCAACTGGCCAGCAACGCCACGCTGGCCCAGCACGTGCCACCGAACCGGCAGGGGCTGTCGTTCGGTGTCAAGCAGGCGGCCATTCCGGTCTCCACCCTGCTGGCCGGCGCGGCGGTGCCCACGATCGCGCTCACCGCCGGCTGGCGCTGGGCGTTCGTGGCCGCGGCAGTCGCGGCCCTGACGACGCTGCCGGCCGTACCCCGGCAGGTGCCCGGTAGGGGCCGACGGGCCGACGCGACGCGTGCGGGCCGGGCCACGACGGCCCTCGTGGTGATCGGCGCGGCGGCGACGTTGGCGGCGAGCGCGGCCAACGCGCTGGGCACCTTCCTGGTGGACTCGGCCGCCGCCCGGGGTCTCTCGCCGGGCCTCGCCGGCCTCACCCTGACCCTGGGCAGCGCGGTCTGCGTGGCCGCCCGGGTGGGCGCCGGCGGGCTGGCCGACCGTCGGGCCGGCGGTCACGTCGCGCTCATCGCCGCGATGCTCGTGGTCGGGGCGGCCGGGCTCGGTCTGCTCGCGGTGGCCGGCCCGGTGCCGCTGGTGGCGGGCGTGGTGCTCGGCTTCGGCCTGGGCTGGGCGTGGCCCGGCCTCATGAACTTCGCCGTGGTCCGGCTGCATCCGCAGGCACCGGCCGCCGCCACCTCGATCACCCAGACCGGGGTGTACGCGGGCGGCTGCCTCGGCCCGTTGAGCCTCGGCCCGCTCGCCGCGCACGTCGGCTACCCGGCGATGTGGGCCACGGCGGCGGTGGCGATGCTGCTCGCCGCCGCTCTCATGCTTGTGGGCAGCCGTCTGCTGACCGCCGCGCCCCGCCCCTGA
- a CDS encoding IclR family transcriptional regulator: protein MRDPLAEPSDLIRSVSRALRVLESVGRAPKGLTVKQIARRCELTVATTYHLVRTLAYEGYVIRREDGTYIVGLEVADRYRELVTAFRGPPVVGETLRRAALDTGYSHYLGRFVGGQVAITAVAEGHRSPYLEDLVPGFDEGAHATALGKSLLATLTTEQRFRYLREYGMRPFTSATLTTTEAFEADLAAGDRRGMQLELGQFRQGVACAAVLVTPDKDMERRVVLACALPASEMMTSARVVRAKLLTVARTVADGIAADH, encoded by the coding sequence GTGCGCGACCCCTTGGCAGAACCTTCGGACCTGATCCGCAGCGTGTCCCGAGCACTGCGGGTGCTCGAGTCGGTCGGTCGCGCCCCGAAGGGCCTGACCGTCAAGCAGATCGCCCGCAGGTGCGAGCTGACCGTGGCCACCACCTACCACCTGGTCCGCACACTCGCGTACGAGGGCTACGTGATCCGTCGGGAGGACGGCACGTACATCGTGGGGCTGGAGGTGGCCGACCGCTACCGTGAGCTGGTGACCGCGTTCCGGGGCCCGCCGGTGGTCGGTGAGACGTTGCGCCGGGCCGCCCTGGACACCGGCTACAGCCACTACCTGGGGCGCTTCGTCGGCGGTCAGGTCGCCATCACGGCGGTGGCCGAGGGGCACCGCTCGCCCTACCTGGAGGACCTGGTCCCCGGCTTCGACGAGGGCGCGCACGCGACAGCCCTCGGCAAGTCCCTGCTCGCCACCCTCACGACCGAGCAGCGTTTCCGCTACCTGCGCGAGTACGGCATGCGCCCGTTCACCAGCGCCACGCTCACCACCACCGAGGCATTCGAGGCCGACCTGGCCGCCGGCGACAGGCGCGGGATGCAACTGGAGCTGGGTCAGTTCCGCCAGGGCGTGGCCTGCGCGGCGGTGCTCGTCACGCCGGACAAGGACATGGAACGTCGGGTCGTGCTGGCCTGCGCCCTGCCGGCGAGCGAGATGATGACCTCCGCTCGGGTCGTCCGGGCCAAGCTGCTCACAGTCGCCCGTACGGTCGCCGACGGCATCGCGGCCGACCACTAG
- a CDS encoding PhoX family protein, whose amino-acid sequence MSDRPRLLPLLTGNRHGTRDAMTCLYRCGNACDHPVPNTSDNAYFGDVVNAEVSRRGVVRAGAVGALVLGFGGAAAGALAGAAPAAAAPATPDVPEDFGFGRPGTGIGSGALTFKPIPPNKLDTLVVPNGYDHAVVIKWGDPVLPGAPEFNLRHQTAAAQSKQFGYNNDFVGVLPLDKQGRRALLVVNHEYTNEDLMFPGFPGLDALSVEQLRTAMAAHGMSVVELERVAGTGQWKPVDNGRRPYNRRVTALSTKFDLTGPAAGSAWLKTAADPKGRTVVGTLNNCSGGVTPWGTVLSGEENFNQYFVGADAAPADLKPKFDRYGITTTARYPSGSRKWERADERFDLAKHPNEAHRFGWVVEIDPFDPESRPRKHTAMGRFKHEGANVIVAKDGHVVAYMGDDERFDYLYKFVSDKKFLKGNSWAARKHNLTLLESGTLYVAKLDQTSAGEIDGTGKLPADGAFNGRGRWIKLVSGNRSFVDGMTAADVLTFTRLAGDKVGATKMDRPEDVEPSLLTGKVYVALTNNTDRGKADKAPADEANPRNANKHGQILELVEDRNDNTAETFVWSLPIVCGDPTDPSTFFSGYDKTKVSPISCPDNVAFDATGNLWISTDGNALGSNDGLFATAVEGPERGHLKQFLTVPIGAETCGPFITGDNRSVFVAVQHPGEITGASVENPASNWPDGDYAKPGVVVTWRLDGGPVGS is encoded by the coding sequence ATGAGCGACCGTCCCCGGCTGCTCCCCCTGTTGACCGGCAACCGTCATGGCACCCGTGACGCCATGACCTGTCTGTACCGCTGCGGCAACGCCTGTGACCACCCCGTCCCGAACACGTCCGACAACGCGTACTTCGGGGACGTGGTGAACGCGGAGGTCTCCCGGCGCGGCGTCGTCCGGGCCGGCGCGGTGGGCGCCCTGGTCCTCGGCTTCGGTGGCGCGGCGGCCGGAGCGCTGGCCGGCGCGGCCCCCGCCGCCGCGGCCCCCGCCACCCCGGACGTGCCGGAGGATTTCGGCTTCGGCCGCCCCGGCACCGGCATCGGCAGCGGCGCGCTGACCTTCAAGCCGATCCCGCCGAACAAGCTGGACACCCTTGTCGTGCCGAACGGCTACGACCACGCCGTGGTGATCAAGTGGGGTGACCCGGTGCTTCCGGGTGCGCCGGAGTTCAACCTGCGCCACCAGACCGCCGCCGCCCAGTCGAAGCAGTTCGGCTACAACAACGACTTCGTCGGCGTGCTGCCGCTGGACAAGCAGGGCAGGCGCGCGCTGCTCGTGGTCAACCACGAGTACACGAACGAGGACCTGATGTTCCCCGGCTTCCCCGGCCTGGACGCGCTCTCGGTGGAGCAGCTGCGTACGGCCATGGCGGCGCACGGCATGTCCGTGGTGGAGTTGGAGCGGGTCGCCGGCACCGGGCAGTGGAAGCCCGTGGACAACGGCCGCCGGCCGTACAACCGGCGGGTCACCGCGCTGAGCACCAAGTTCGACCTGACCGGCCCGGCCGCCGGCTCGGCCTGGCTGAAGACCGCCGCCGACCCGAAGGGCCGCACGGTCGTCGGCACGCTGAACAACTGCTCCGGTGGCGTGACGCCGTGGGGGACCGTGCTCTCCGGCGAGGAGAACTTCAACCAGTACTTCGTCGGGGCGGACGCCGCTCCGGCCGACCTGAAGCCGAAGTTCGACCGCTACGGCATCACCACCACCGCTCGCTACCCCAGCGGCAGCCGCAAGTGGGAACGGGCCGACGAGCGCTTCGACCTGGCCAAGCACCCGAATGAGGCGCACCGGTTCGGCTGGGTCGTCGAGATCGACCCGTTCGACCCGGAGAGCCGCCCGCGTAAGCACACCGCGATGGGCCGGTTCAAGCACGAGGGCGCGAACGTGATCGTCGCCAAGGACGGGCACGTGGTCGCGTACATGGGCGACGACGAGCGGTTCGACTACCTCTACAAGTTCGTCTCCGACAAGAAGTTCCTCAAGGGCAACTCCTGGGCGGCCCGCAAGCACAACCTCACGCTGCTGGAGTCCGGCACGCTCTACGTCGCGAAGCTCGACCAGACCAGCGCCGGCGAGATCGACGGCACGGGCAAGCTCCCCGCGGACGGCGCGTTCAACGGCCGGGGTCGCTGGATCAAGCTGGTCAGCGGCAACCGCTCGTTCGTCGACGGGATGACCGCCGCCGACGTGCTCACCTTCACCCGGCTGGCCGGCGACAAGGTCGGCGCGACCAAGATGGACCGCCCCGAGGACGTCGAGCCGAGCCTGCTCACCGGCAAGGTGTACGTCGCGCTCACCAACAACACCGACCGGGGCAAGGCCGACAAGGCGCCCGCGGACGAGGCCAACCCGCGCAACGCCAACAAGCACGGGCAGATCCTGGAGCTGGTCGAGGACCGCAACGACAACACCGCGGAGACCTTCGTCTGGTCGCTGCCGATCGTCTGCGGCGACCCGACCGACCCGTCGACGTTCTTCTCCGGGTACGACAAGACCAAGGTTTCCCCGATCTCCTGCCCCGACAACGTCGCCTTCGACGCCACGGGCAACCTGTGGATCTCCACCGACGGCAACGCGCTGGGCAGCAACGACGGTCTCTTCGCGACAGCCGTGGAGGGCCCGGAGCGGGGTCACCTCAAGCAGTTCCTCACCGTGCCGATCGGCGCCGAGACCTGCGGCCCGTTCATCACCGGCGACAACCGCTCGGTCTTCGTCGCCGTACAGCACCCGGGTGAGATCACCGGCGCGTCGGTGGAGAACCCGGCCTCGAACTGGCCGGACGGCGACTACGCCAAGCCGGGCGTGGTGGTCACCTGGCGCCTCGACGGCGGCCCGGTGGGCAGCTGA
- a CDS encoding sigma-70 family RNA polymerase sigma factor gives MSDHDAQLLRALHDEHAEALYAHALRLVNGDRQRAEDLVQETLLRAWRHPESLDPRRGSVRAWLFTTARNLAIDAWRRRSTRVGEVFTDELPEPPEVVDEAERAVEAWTVAEALNRLSPTHREVLVECFYQGRSVAEAASRLGVPPGTVKSRTHYALRSLRLVLAEMGVTG, from the coding sequence ATCAGCGACCATGACGCCCAACTGCTGCGGGCGCTGCACGACGAGCACGCGGAGGCGCTGTACGCACACGCCCTGCGGCTGGTCAACGGCGACCGGCAGCGGGCCGAGGACCTGGTGCAGGAGACGCTGCTGCGGGCCTGGCGGCACCCCGAGTCCCTCGACCCGCGACGCGGCTCCGTACGCGCCTGGCTGTTCACCACCGCCCGTAACCTGGCCATCGACGCCTGGCGGCGACGGTCCACCCGGGTCGGCGAGGTGTTCACCGACGAGCTGCCCGAGCCGCCCGAGGTGGTCGACGAGGCAGAGCGCGCGGTGGAGGCGTGGACCGTCGCCGAGGCGTTGAACAGGCTCAGCCCCACCCACCGCGAGGTGCTTGTCGAGTGCTTCTACCAGGGGCGGTCGGTGGCCGAGGCGGCATCGAGGCTGGGCGTGCCACCGGGCACGGTGAAGTCGCGCACCCACTACGCCCTGCGCTCACTACGGTTGGTCCTGGCCGAGATGGGGGTGACGGGATGA